One Drechmeria coniospora strain ARSEF 6962 chromosome 01, whole genome shotgun sequence genomic region harbors:
- a CDS encoding subtilisin-like serine protease: MSDIWRSNPGGQSLYLIWADWEPVKKAPPCAGNEQQYDGHCFVIVPEVDEAIRSWSLLGFTTTAIVYGTPAWARGNRPCQFGIYCVPNDAADFGRFAGMLARRYNGLNGHGRMADFVLDREVGNIRYFDIGCGLGPCDQFEWLDLIAENYNAAFDAVAVEQSTARVMTSIDNKFASSFDDAAHGQLSGMTVLMGVANRAAGRAWRVSINAYNKPEAAGFSYGDYPYVTLGNIGILVGWLRQKFPDAPQLRSVQLTEQGLPGRPALESQQSEYLCDGFHNALGTPGVESFIYYRMQDQAGDSNQLGLRRLDASAKPSWSTWADANRVDLDPALLSCGFQYIPYTLLTLGYDAARGSIATTRILPAGYAVTKSWYLYRSEEPGTIMVYECHIGSKSFLTTRHTCDNEFPYGPVGRVFRDPRPFHVPLYTCYNGEFADHFVSSEVDCGGPPSTMLALLGYVRPA, translated from the coding sequence ATGAGCGACATCTGGCGCTCGAACCCCGGCGGTCAGTCCTTGTACCTCATTTGGGCTGATTGGGAGCCGGTGAAAAAAGCCCCTCCCTGCGCCGGCAACGAGCAGCAGTATGACGGCCACTgcttcgtcatcgtccccGAGGTGGATGAAGCCATTCGGTCTTGGTCCCTGCTTGGCttcacgacgacggccatcgtcTACGGCACGCCTGCCTGGGCACGCGGAAACCGCCCTTGCCAATTCGGAATCTACTGCGTCCCcaacgatgccgccgacttTGGCCGTTTTGCGGGCATGCTGGCCCGTCGCTACAACGGCCTCAACGGCCACGGGAGGATGGCGGATTTTGTCCTGGACAGGGAAGTCGGCAACATCCGCTATTTCGACATCGGCTGCGGCTTGGGGCCCTGCGACCAGTTCGAGTGGCTCGATCTCATCGCCGAAAACTACAACGCCGCCTtcgatgccgttgccgtcgagcagtCGACGGCCAGAGTCATGACGTCCATCGACAACAAGTTTGCTTCGAGcttcgacgatgccgcccacGGCCAGCTCTCGGGCATGACCGTCCTGATGGGTGTCGCCAATCGGGCCGCGGGCCGGGCGTGGCGCGTCTCCATCAACGCCTACAACAagcccgaggccgccggGTTTTCCTACGGAGACTACCCGTACGTGACGCTCGGGAACATCGGaatcctcgtcggctggctGCGCCAAAAGTTCCCGGATGCCCCCCAGCTACGGTCGGTGCAGTTGACGGAGCAGGGATTGCCGGGCCGGCCGGCCTTGGAGAGCCAGCAGAGCGAGTACCTGTGCGACGGCTTCCACAACGCGCTCGGCACGCCGGGCGTCGAAAGCTTCATATACTACCGCATGCAGGATCAGGCTGGAGACTCGAATCAGCTTGGCCTCCGCAGGTTGGATGCGTCGGCGAAGCCCTCGTGGTCGACTTGGGCAGACGCGAACCGCGTCGACCTTGACCCGGCGTTGCTCTCCTGCGGCTTCCAGTACATCCCTTACACCCTGTTGACCCTCGGCTACGACGCCGCCCGCGGCTCCATCGCGACGACGCGCATCCTCCCGGCCGGCTACGCCGTCACCAAAAGCTGGTACCTGTATCGTTCCGAGGAGCCGGGGACCATCATGGTCTACGAGTGTCACATCGGCTCCAAATCGTTCCTCACCACGCGTCACACGTGCGACAACGAATTTCCCTACGGTCCCGTGGGACGCGTATTTAGGGATCCGAGACCTTTCCACGTCCCGCTCTACACCTGCTACAACGGGGAGTTTGCCGACCACTTCGTGTCGTCCGAGGTGGACTGCGGGGGTCCGCCGAGCACGATGCTGGCCCTGCTCGGGTACGTTCGTCCGGcttga